From Triticum urartu cultivar G1812 chromosome 2, Tu2.1, whole genome shotgun sequence, a single genomic window includes:
- the LOC125541705 gene encoding uncharacterized protein LOC125541705, protein MDGIRDWTEEGIKEEEEPGLRRRGRTARAQTPSADHGPLKLFGARSRSPSPPPGAGSRSPFPTPGAGSRSPSPPGAGSRPVPHSVRTRRSARVTVVPAAADGAGSGGAGGPGGSFDWDLGAIEETVSSTRDQSARPRLVPPPDTSTSSASITGGREQEVAAEREFSFPPLEAPPKVVDAAEVLGQFAAQFLEATMGATAGPRTEKIKKELLLDRKVVDLMGLERWLRKMEAVAELAWFTDLCSHEEKAVPPLELFECAFRALEAARSDELHRCSADARRLWIGPVAVPEFFLCPFSKKFMEKPVVITSGKTVDQSELEKWWKKNKRMCPVTGEVLTHSIFIPDALIALYISRWRASNRISDLAAPTDPPAISPEEEALFKEVTLLANSPRSSKEDYEAVLRLLAGQERCSFLHLLGRSPGTITKLACVLPETCLEPHPELDDVVLEILARAASYSPNKEVFGDDRYAIPVLIARALLGPVPTRAKCARILGLLADNYYNKIKIGELGGFAPLMELLLVGDIDVKKTVAVALASLCEAEENWSRFVREGVADAAISLMRNHRLVDEAHSILLQVQGFHLAMQDIIDKLESFPDDGDEMCKDMVDRLWRSFIASSTPSGRARQADNHPPAAAAAASSSSSTPSSSEDDVEAIVSWLQRRSYNPRTYRWRDYR, encoded by the exons ATGGACGGCATCCGGGACTGGACGGAGGAGGGGAtcaaggaggaggaagagccCGGCCTGCGGAGGCGGGGGCGGACAGCGCGGGCGCAGACTCCTTCGGCTGATCATGGGCCCCTCAAATTATTCGGAGCGAGGTCGAGGTCGCCGTCCCCTCCGCCTGGCGCCGGGTCGAGGTCGCCGTTTCCTACGCCTGGCGCCGGGTCGAGGTCGCCGTCTCCGCCTGGCGCCGGGTCGAGGCCCGTCCCCCACTCGGTGCGGACGCGAAGGTCCGCAAGGGTGACGGTTGTCCCTGCGGCTGCAGATGGTGCCGGTTCTGGCGGCGCAGGTGGTCCTGGAGGATCCTTCGACTGGGACCTCGGTGCCATAGAGGAGACCGTCTCCTCGACGAGAGATCAGAGCGCGAGgccgaggctggtccctccaccGGATACCAGCACGAGCTCCGCTTCCATCACAGGAGGTCgagaacaggaggtggcggcggaacGGGAGTTCTCCTTCCCTCCGCTCGAGGCGCCGCCGAAAGTTGTCGACGCGGCGGAGGTTCTTGGCCAGTTCGCCGCCCAGTTCTTGGAGGCGACGATGGGCGCCACCGCAGGCCCCAGGACGGAGAAGATCAAGAAGGAGCTCCTTCTCGATCGGAAGGTGGTCGACCTGATGGGGCTAGAGAGGTGGTTACGAAAAATGGAGGCGGTTGCCGAGCTCGCCTGGTTCACGGACCTGTGCTCCCACGAGGAGAAAGCGGTGCCCCCGCTCGAGCTCTTCGAGTGCGCATTCCGGGCTCTGGAGGCCGCCCGGTCCGACGAACTCCACCGTTGCAGCGCCGATGCCAGGAGGTTATGGATTGGTCCAGTGGCCGTGCCGGAGTTCTTCCTGTGCCCTTTCTCCAAGAAGTTCATGGAGAAACCAGTCGTCATCACCTCTGGAAAG ACCGTTGATCAGTCTGAACTGGAGAAATGGTGGAAGAAAAACAAACGCATGTGTCCAGTTACCGGCGAGGTCCTCACGCACAGCATCTTCATCCCTGATGCGCTCATTGCGCTCTACATTTCGCGTTGGCGTGCCTCAAACAGGATCAGTGATCTGGCAGCACCCACCGATCCACCAGCTATCTCTCCCGAGGAGGAAGCCCTGTTCAAGGAAGTCACCCTCTTGGCCAACTCCCCCAGGAGCTCTAAAGAGGATTACGAAGCTGTCCTGCGCCTTCTCGCCGGCCAGGAGCGGTGCTCATTCCTGCATCTGCTGGGGCGCAGCCCAGGGACAATAACCAAGCTCGCCTGCGTCCTGCCGGAGACATGCCTGGAGCCTCACCCTGAGCTGGACGACGTCGTCCTGGAGATCCTTGCCAGGGCAGCTTCCTACAGCCCCAACAAGGAGGTTTTCGGAGACGACCGGTACGCCATACCCGTGCTGATCGCGAGGGCATTGCTGGGGCCAGTGCCCACGAGGGCCAAGTGCGCTCGGATCCTTGGGCTGCTGGCTGACAACTACTACAACAAGATCAAGATCGGTGAGCTTGGAGGCTTTGCTCCACTGATGGAGCTGCTGCTGGTGGGAGACATTGATGTGAAGAAGACGGTGGCGGTGGCGCTGGCCAGCCTGTGCGAGGCCGAGGAGAACTGGAGCAGATTTGTGCGGGAGGGGGTGGCGGATGCCGCCATATCTCTGATGCGGAACCACAGGCTGGTGGACGAGGCTCACAGCATCTTGTTGCAGGTCCAGGGCTTCCACCTGGCCATGCAGGACATCATCGACAAGTTGGAGTCGTTCCCCGACGACGGCGACGAGATGTGCAAGGATATGGTTGATCGGCTCTGGCGTAGCTTCATCGCATCATCAACACCATCTGGTCGAGCAAGACAAGCTGACAACCACCctcccgcggcggcggcggcggcgtcgtcATCGTCATCAACACCATCATCCTCAGAGGACGATGTTGAGGCTATCGTTTCATGGCTGCAGAGGAGGTCGTACAACCCCCGGACATACAGGTGGAGAGACTATCGCTGA